One window of Dermacentor andersoni chromosome 7, qqDerAnde1_hic_scaffold, whole genome shotgun sequence genomic DNA carries:
- the LOC126534872 gene encoding uncharacterized protein, which translates to MAFLQHSGKLYEKASKALVAKYPSLADSTGTGYDSWRESLRFKAKYERRKIKIQRGEIVPTKRTHTSTLTSGEATAKRMRRPTAVVEVWDGEDESSIRSHITSMKNELLKPKANFSYVTDFMLRTFRTRRDCIEKECLSILAITDEYPALKLSAMTSPNLMETAAICLLPCLVKERKEAFLTTDRSTAHRVPTVICSVDAWDSTPSTVSLDDIAIEENTLSEALSTLFTLYWAFDIVLAKGVHKTLAVIAKLLDVPSNAHMSPLARVAYTVLKACFS; encoded by the exons ATGGCCTTCCTACA GCATTCAGGAAAGCTGTACGAGAAAGCAAGCAAAGCGCTTGTAGCAAAATACCCCAGTTTGGCTGACAGCACTGGAACAGGATAT GATTCTTGGAGGGAATCGTTGCGCTTCAAGGCGAAGTATGAAAGGAGAAAGATAAAGATACAGCGTGGGGAAATTGTGCCTACCAAAAGGACTCACACAAGTACATTGACCAGTGGCGAGGCAACGGCAAAAAGAATGAGAAGACCTACTGCT GTTGTTGAAGTGTGGGATGGCGAAGATGAGAGCAGCATCAGAAGCCACATCACTTCCATGAAAAATGAGCTTCTGAAACCAAAGGCTAACTTTTCGTATGTCACAGATTTCATGTTACGGACATTCAGAACTCGACgggactgcattgaaaaggaGTGCCTATCAATACTGGCTATCACGGATGAATATCCAGCTCTAAAATTAAGCGCCATG ACATCTCCAA ATTTGATGGAGACTGCTGCAATTTGTTTGCTGCCCTGTCTCGTTAAAGAGCGCAAGGAAGCATTTTTGACAACT GACAGGAGCACTGCGCACAGAGTGCCTACCGTGATATGCAGTGTTGATGCATGGGATTCGACACCCTCTACGGTCTCTCTGGATGATATTGCGATTGAAGAGAACACGCTGTCAGAAGCCCTGTCAACATTGTTCACCCTTTATTGGGCGTTTGACATCGTGCTTGCAAAAGGGGTGCACAAAACGCTGGCAGTCATCGCTAAACTTTTGGATGTACCAAGCAACGCGCACATGTCGCCACTAGCGCGTGTTGCGTACACCGTGTTAAAAGCATGCTTCAGTTGA